From Pseudomonas poae, the proteins below share one genomic window:
- the msrQ gene encoding protein-methionine-sulfoxide reductase heme-binding subunit MsrQ: MRYPVWRIGVFIAAAVWPLWWLYEAWRFALGPDPGKVLVDRLGLGTLILLLITLCMTPLQKLSGWAGWIAVRRQLGLWCFAYVVLHLAAYCVFVLGLDWSQLGVELRKRPYIIVGALGFLSLLVLAVTSNRYSQRRLGSRWKKLHRLVYGILGLGLLHMLWIVRADLKEWAVYASIGTLLLLLRIPPVMRRIPRLMAKKPISATKA; encoded by the coding sequence ATGCGGTATCCAGTCTGGCGCATTGGCGTCTTTATAGCTGCGGCGGTGTGGCCGTTGTGGTGGCTATATGAAGCATGGCGTTTCGCCCTTGGGCCTGATCCGGGGAAAGTACTGGTTGATCGGCTCGGCTTGGGCACGTTGATCCTGTTGCTGATCACCTTGTGCATGACGCCGCTGCAGAAATTGAGTGGTTGGGCGGGGTGGATAGCCGTACGCCGGCAGTTGGGGCTGTGGTGCTTTGCTTATGTCGTGCTGCATCTGGCTGCGTATTGCGTGTTCGTCCTTGGGTTGGATTGGTCCCAGTTGGGAGTGGAGCTGCGCAAACGGCCCTACATTATTGTGGGCGCGCTGGGTTTCCTGTCGCTGCTGGTGTTGGCGGTGACGTCGAATCGCTATAGCCAGCGTCGGTTGGGCAGTCGTTGGAAGAAGCTGCACCGCCTGGTGTATGGGATTCTTGGGCTCGGTTTGCTGCATATGCTGTGGATCGTGCGGGCAGACCTGAAGGAGTGGGCTGTCTATGCTTCTATAGGGACGCTGCTTTTGTTGCTGCGGATTCCCCCTGTCATGCGTCGAATCCCTCGCCTTATGGCGAAA
- the ilvC gene encoding ketol-acid reductoisomerase, which yields MKVYYDKDCDLSIIQGKKVAIIGYGSQGHAQACNLKDSGVDVTVGLRKGSATVAKAEAHGLKVTDVASAVAAADLVMILTPDEFQSALYKNEIEPNIKKGATLAFSHGFAIHYNQVVPRADLDVIMIAPKAPGHTVRSEFVKGGGIPDLIAIYQDASGNAKNVALSYAAGVGGGRTGIIETTFKDETETDLFGEQAVLCGGTVELVKAGFETLVEAGYAPEMAYFECLHELKLIVDLMYEGGIANMNYSISNNAEYGEYVTGPEVINAESRQAMRNALKRIQDGEYAKMFISEGATGYPSMTAKRRNNAAHGIEVIGEQLRSMMPWIGANKIVDKAKN from the coding sequence ATGAAAGTTTATTACGATAAAGATTGTGACCTGTCGATCATCCAGGGCAAGAAAGTCGCCATCATCGGCTACGGCTCCCAGGGTCACGCGCAAGCTTGCAACCTGAAAGATTCCGGCGTTGACGTGACTGTTGGCCTGCGCAAAGGCTCGGCCACTGTTGCCAAGGCTGAGGCCCACGGCCTGAAAGTGACTGACGTTGCTTCCGCCGTTGCTGCTGCCGACCTGGTCATGATCCTGACCCCGGACGAGTTCCAGTCCGCGCTGTACAAGAACGAAATCGAGCCGAACATCAAGAAGGGCGCCACCCTGGCCTTCTCCCACGGCTTCGCGATTCACTACAACCAGGTAGTGCCACGCGCCGACCTCGACGTGATCATGATCGCGCCGAAAGCACCGGGCCACACCGTGCGCTCCGAGTTTGTCAAAGGCGGCGGTATCCCTGACCTGATCGCGATCTACCAGGACGCTTCGGGCAACGCCAAAAACGTTGCACTGTCCTACGCAGCTGGCGTTGGTGGCGGTCGTACCGGCATCATCGAAACCACTTTCAAGGACGAGACTGAAACCGACCTGTTCGGCGAACAAGCCGTTCTGTGCGGCGGTACCGTTGAGCTGGTGAAAGCCGGTTTCGAAACTCTGGTTGAAGCTGGCTACGCGCCGGAAATGGCCTACTTCGAATGCCTGCACGAACTGAAGCTGATCGTTGACCTCATGTACGAAGGCGGTATCGCCAACATGAACTACTCGATCTCCAACAACGCCGAATACGGCGAGTACGTGACTGGCCCGGAAGTGATCAACGCCGAGTCCCGTCAGGCCATGCGCAACGCCCTGAAACGTATTCAGGACGGCGAATACGCCAAAATGTTCATCAGCGAAGGTGCTACCGGCTACCCTTCGATGACCGCCAAGCGTCGTAACAACGCCGCTCACGGTATCGAAGTCATCGGCGAGCAACTGCGCTCCATGATGCCGTGGATCGGTGCCAACAAGATCGTCGACAAAGCCAAAAACTAA
- the pssA gene encoding CDP-diacylglycerol--serine O-phosphatidyltransferase — protein sequence MSERPEEPNQAPDAESLLPIDEHVEEGHDAEGRKVRHRGIYLLPNLFTTANLFAGFYSIINSMSAQSALAAGDAASASKYFGFAAIAIFVAMVLDGLDGRVARMTNTQSAFGAEYDSLSDMVAFGVAPALLAFAWALGDMGKVGWMVAFIYVAGAALRLARFNTQVGTADKRYFIGLASPAAAGVVAGIVWAFSDYGIQGSKMSFLVALMVAAAGMLMVSNIKYNSFKELDLKGRVPFVAILVVVLVFAVVFSDPPRILLLAFLVYAASGPVQYLLHLRRDKTLP from the coding sequence ATGAGCGAACGTCCCGAAGAGCCAAACCAGGCTCCTGACGCCGAAAGCCTGCTACCGATCGATGAGCATGTCGAAGAAGGGCATGACGCAGAAGGCCGCAAGGTCCGGCATCGTGGCATCTATCTGCTGCCCAACCTGTTCACCACAGCGAACCTGTTTGCCGGGTTCTATTCCATCATCAACTCCATGAGTGCCCAGAGCGCACTGGCGGCGGGTGATGCGGCGAGTGCCAGCAAGTATTTCGGTTTTGCTGCCATCGCGATCTTTGTCGCCATGGTGCTCGATGGCCTGGATGGTCGCGTAGCGCGGATGACCAATACCCAGAGCGCGTTCGGTGCCGAGTACGACTCGCTGTCGGACATGGTTGCCTTCGGCGTCGCGCCTGCGTTGTTGGCGTTTGCCTGGGCGCTGGGTGACATGGGCAAGGTCGGCTGGATGGTTGCCTTCATCTATGTCGCGGGTGCCGCTTTGCGCCTGGCGCGTTTCAATACCCAGGTGGGTACCGCCGACAAGCGGTACTTCATCGGCCTGGCCAGCCCGGCGGCTGCGGGTGTGGTGGCGGGTATCGTCTGGGCGTTCAGTGACTACGGCATCCAGGGCTCGAAGATGTCGTTCCTGGTGGCGTTGATGGTTGCGGCGGCCGGCATGCTGATGGTCAGCAACATCAAGTACAACAGCTTCAAGGAATTGGACTTGAAAGGGCGGGTGCCTTTCGTGGCGATCCTGGTGGTGGTGCTGGTGTTCGCGGTGGTGTTCAGCGATCCGCCACGTATTCTGCTGCTGGCGTTCCTGGTTTACGCCGCTTCGGGGCCGGTTCAGTACTTGCTGCATCTGCGTCGGGACAAAACATTGCCTTAA
- the msrP gene encoding protein-methionine-sulfoxide reductase catalytic subunit MsrP, with protein MLFKFPKASDCHESDVTPESFYLSRRSLLGGALAGMAAGSLPRWASADEAARYADVEPGKAPNWFTEKLPNTKWQAVTVKGEAITPFKDATHYNNFYEFGTDKGDPAANAGSLKTEPWTVVIDGEVAKPGRYALEDFMKPYQLEERIYRLRCVEAWSMVIPWMGFPISTLLKQVEPTSKAKYIRFETLQDPKTMPGQRSSFGLIDWPYVEGLRLDEAMNPLAILAVGMYGRELPNQNGAPLRLVVPWKYGFKSVKSIVRISLVSEQPKTTWQSIAADEYGFYANVNPAVDHPRWTQARERRLPSGLFSPNVRETQMFNGYSDEVASLYTDLDLRKNY; from the coding sequence ATGTTATTCAAATTTCCCAAAGCGTCCGATTGCCACGAATCGGATGTCACGCCTGAATCCTTCTATCTCTCTCGCCGCAGTTTGCTCGGTGGTGCGCTTGCCGGCATGGCCGCCGGTAGCCTGCCGCGTTGGGCCAGTGCGGATGAAGCTGCGCGTTATGCCGATGTCGAGCCGGGTAAGGCTCCGAACTGGTTTACCGAGAAGCTGCCGAACACCAAGTGGCAGGCGGTAACCGTGAAGGGCGAGGCCATCACGCCCTTCAAAGACGCCACTCACTACAACAACTTCTATGAGTTCGGTACGGATAAGGGCGACCCCGCCGCCAATGCGGGTTCACTCAAGACTGAACCCTGGACGGTTGTCATTGACGGGGAGGTCGCGAAACCTGGGCGTTATGCCCTGGAAGACTTCATGAAGCCTTATCAGTTGGAGGAGCGGATCTACCGTTTGCGCTGTGTTGAGGCATGGTCGATGGTGATTCCGTGGATGGGCTTTCCGATTTCTACCTTGCTCAAGCAGGTCGAGCCGACTTCCAAAGCGAAATACATCCGCTTTGAAACCCTGCAGGACCCCAAGACCATGCCGGGGCAGCGCTCCAGCTTCGGCCTGATCGACTGGCCATATGTAGAGGGGCTGCGCCTGGACGAGGCGATGAATCCTTTGGCGATCCTGGCAGTGGGTATGTATGGGCGGGAGTTGCCGAATCAGAATGGCGCGCCGTTACGTTTGGTGGTGCCGTGGAAGTATGGCTTCAAGAGCGTGAAGTCGATTGTGCGGATCAGCCTTGTGAGCGAACAGCCGAAAACTACGTGGCAGAGTATTGCGGCGGATGAGTATGGGTTTTATGCGAACGTGAACCCCGCAGTTGATCACCCTCGCTGGACGCAGGCGCGGGAGCGCCGTTTGCCGAGTGGCCTGTTCAGCCCCAATGTGCGTGAGACGCAGATGTTCAATGGCTACTCGGATGAGGTGGCCTCTCTCTACACTGACCTTGATCTGCGGAAGAACTATTGA
- the ilvN gene encoding acetolactate synthase small subunit: MRHIISLLLENEPGALSRVVGLFSQRNYNIESLTVAPTEDPTLSRLTLTTVGHDEVIEQITKNLNKLIEVVKLVDLSESAHIERELMLVKVKATGAQRAEIKRTTDIYRGQIVDVSASVYTIQLTGTSDKLDSFIQSIGTASILETVRSGVTGIARGDKVLSI; the protein is encoded by the coding sequence ATGCGGCACATTATCTCCCTGCTTCTGGAGAACGAACCCGGCGCTCTGTCTCGTGTTGTCGGCCTGTTTTCGCAACGCAACTACAACATCGAAAGCCTGACCGTGGCGCCGACCGAAGACCCGACCCTGTCGCGTCTGACGTTGACCACCGTGGGCCACGATGAGGTGATCGAGCAGATCACCAAGAACCTCAACAAGCTGATCGAAGTGGTCAAGCTGGTCGATCTGTCGGAAAGTGCCCACATCGAGCGCGAGCTGATGCTGGTTAAGGTCAAGGCTACGGGCGCCCAACGTGCCGAGATCAAGCGGACTACCGACATTTATCGCGGGCAGATCGTCGATGTGAGCGCCAGCGTTTATACCATTCAACTGACCGGTACAAGCGACAAGCTGGACAGCTTCATCCAGTCGATCGGGACGGCCTCGATTCTGGAAACGGTACGCAGTGGTGTCACCGGGATTGCCCGTGGCGACAAAGTACTCAGCATCTAA